GCACCGGTTGCTGGTTGTTCCCGCATCCAGTGCCATTACATATTTTGCCATTTTTATGCCCTCCATTATAATTTCCAGACATCCTGATTGGTCGAAGAAACCGCGATCGCCCCTACTGACAGTGCTGCGATCACATCCTCTTTTTCTGTGATGAGCCCGCCGGCGATCATGGGAATCCTGCTCACTTTTGCGATTCTTCCAAGTACTTTTGGCATCACTCCCGGAAGCACCTCAATAAAATCCGGTCTCGATGTCCCACACTGCATTTCCAGATTTTCGATATTTTTGAGTGCCAGTGAATCAATCACAAAAAAGCGAAGTACCGCAAAAATCCCCAGTTCTTTTGCCCGCCGCACCAGTGCCGGTTTTGTCGTGATGATCCCGTCAGCTCTTGTCTGCCTGGCGATAAATTCCACGGATATCTCTTTTGCACTGAGTCCCGCGATCAGATCGATATGTACCATTGCCTTTTTTCCCGCAGCTTTGATTCTCTCCAGAATCTCCGGAATCGTACAGACATCTCCATAAAGCACAAAGATCACCTGAATTTCTTCCATCTCTACTGCCGCCTGTAATCCGGCATCACTTTTTACTGCGGCAATGACCGGATTTGCTTCTACTGCATCATAAAACTCCTGATTCATCGCTCACCTCTCCATGTCTTTCTTTTTTCTTATTTTAACACTCTGGCTGTAGGAAAGCAACAGAATGTCTATTTTTCATCCACTCATATCCTGTGTTAACTTTTACAAGAAAAGCCTGGAAATCATTTACACATTTTGTTGCTGATTCCTGTAGTATATCTTATAATTATTTTAGTAAGTTTTCTATACAAGAATACACGCAATACTTTTAGTAGATAGGGAATACCATGAAAAAATTGTTACCATTATTACTTTTCATTTTTTTATTAATCATAACAGGGGCTTCGCTACTGAGTAAAGAAAATAGCGGAACATCAAAGAAAAATAGAGTTTTCTTATTTTAATAGTACCCCAACTGATCAGTCGACTTTAGAAGTATATTTAATTGACAAACTGGAAAAATAAATTATATACCGTTTTGCAATTATAGGTTACAGAATTTTTATTACTCTGTAAACAAATCTCTATCAATAAGATAAAAAATGCTGCTCCCTTTCTGTTCAAGGGATACAGCATTTTTTCTTTTTCTGTGATCTTTTATGAATTTTTATGCTTCACTTTTCTTTTCTGCAGATTCCACAACCGGCGCATACACATAATTCTTTTTGAATCTGCGCTTTCTTGTGATCCACATCACCAGGGAAAGTACAAACAATGCTCCAAATACGATCAGCAGTGTCCTTACAACATCTACCACTAAAAGGCCGGTATCTTTGATCTCTGTATCTTTTCCGATACCGTTCATTCCGCTGGAATTTGCAATTGCATACAGGTTTCTGTGACATGCCTCTCTCATTGCGTTGACAATGACTGCATCATTTTTATAGTCTGGGAGCTGCTTTGTAACATATGGAAGCATCGCGTCAAATGTAGATACACCTGCTAATACTCCATCCACACCATTTACATACGTTGTAAGTACGTTATCTGTAATGATCAGTCCGTCACATCCCCATTCTTCTCTGAGAATTCCTGTTACAAGCGGCTTGCTTCCACCTGACCAGGTACATCCCCAGCGTGTGTAGGCAATCATGACACCGTTCGCATTTCCTTTTTCCACAGGAGCCTGGAATGCCTTAAGATAAATTTCTCTGGCTGCCTGCTCATTCACCCAGACTCCAAGACCGATTCGATCCTGCTCACTGTCATTGAGTGCAAAGTGTTTCATAACAACACCAACACCTTTTTCTTCGATTGCTGCCACTTCATATGCTGACATTTCTCCAGAAAGGAATCCGTCTTCACTGTAATACTCAAAGTTACGTCCACCATAAGGTGTCCTGTGAATATTATTTCCCGGTCCGTAAAGGATTGAAACGCCTGCTTTCAGACAGTTGTTTCCAATTACCTTTCCAATTTCTGTCATCAGATCGCGGTTGAATGTTGCTGCCATTACGTCCTCCGATGTAAATGCAGTTGCATCCATCTCTGTCTTATCCGATGCGATCAGAGAAGCTGTCAGACCCTGCGGACCATTCTCATCTCTTGTTCCCGGTGCCTGTACAGATTCCAAAGGCATTGTCCAGTGGAAGGAATCTCCGATCAGAGAAACCATATCTTTAAAGCTCAGCTGATCTAACAGCTCGTCCCATGCTTCATCGTCATAGGAAAGCCCGATCATATCAACCAGTTTTTTGCCGTTTTTCGCTTTCATTGTCGGCATCTTTGCTTCTTCATAATCATCTGGATCATACTGTACATCCTGCAGATCTTCGATCATCTGCTCTGTCAGCTTCATTTTCAGGATGGACTGCGGAAGTGTTCCTTCCCAGTCATTTCTGGATACATATGTAATCTCATCTTCTGTTCCTCCATACAGATTGATATCTGCATCAGAAAGCTGATTTTTGATTTCTGTTCCGTTTGCGGAAACTGCATATGTTGTGCTGTCAAATTTCGGATTGTTGTATTTGTATGTCAGACTGGAATTTCCGTCTGTATCCATACGTCCGTCTGTGTTGTCTACTGTGTATCCCTTTGCTGCAAGAATATTGTTCACTGCATTATGGGCATCTGTTGCAACTGTCAGATAATAGTCCCCTTCATCCAGAATATAAGTTCCTGCTCCATATGTATCATAAGAAGCCAGTTCTCTTCTATCTACTGTCATATTCAGCGTCTCAGATGCTCCCGGTGCAAGGATTTCTGTTTTTCCAAATCCACACAATGCAACGGAAGATTTTTCTACACCATTCTCAATGTCATATGCTGTATATGGAGACTGGAAGTAAACCTGAACAGTTTCTTTTCCAGAATACTCTTTTCCTGTATTTGTTACTTTTACAGAGACTTCAAATACATCTTTTTCTTTGTTGTAAGAAACTTTCAAATCACTGTATTTAAAATCGGTATAACTCATACCATATCCGAATGGATATGCCACGTCATCATGATATTCGTACGCTCCTGAGTTTCCAGACTGCATCACATAATCTTCATAACGTGTCTCATAATATTTGTATCCTACGTAAATACCTTCCTGATAGATCATGTATGTTTTTGCATGTTCCGGAATGATTCCTTCTTCATATCCTTCATACACTGTCGGCACAAAGTTCATCATTGCCGGTGCAGAGAAGTTGTCATACAGATAGGTATCCACCAGGCTTCCTGAAGGTGTCACATTTCCTGCAAGAATCTCTGCCACTGCATTGATTCCTGAAATTCCAACATCCCCGATCCACATACATGCATCCACGTCATATTCATTATTTTTCAGAAAATCTACCTGAAGTGTATTTGCCGAGTTGATCAGAACAACAATCTTCTTCACTTGACCGGCTTTTTTCATTTCTGCAACGTTCTGAAGCATTTCTTTTTCATTGTCATCAAGTGCCAGATAATTTGTCTCTTTGAAATCCAGATCTGCACCCTCTCCACCAATACGGGACAATACCACAATTGCTGCATCTCCATAGGATGCGACAGAATCTTTTACATCATCTGTATACACATTCCACGGAACCTCTGTTGTCTTTTCCCCTTCTTCTGCAACCATACCTGCAGTTTTTCTGGCGTACTTGCTTCCTTCTCCTTTACTATAGAAGTTCCAGAGTTTTTTATTGACCTCAAATCCACTTTTTTCAAGTGCTGTCTTCAATGTATCTGCCGAAGATGCATCGATATTACCGGAACCGGTACCTCCGTAAACCAGGTTTACAGAAGAGTTTGAAAAGCAGCTTACCTTCGCGCCTTTCTCCAGCGGAAGTGCGTTATTTTCATTCATCAGAAGTGCTGCACCCTCTTCTTCTACTGTTTCACAGAGCTCCAGACCATACTGATTCATTTCTTCTGTTGTTTCAAAATCAGATTCATAGTATACTGCATTTTTATCTTCATTCTTCAACTTCCAGAATGAACCGCCGACAAACGCTGCAACTGTATTGTCAAACATCGACAAAAATACTAATATCGGAATCAGTACAATGGAAATGATCCCGCTAAAAAACGTCAGCCCCTTCCACGGACGTGTTGCTTTTCTGCGCGCCTTGCGATAGGCTTTCTTTCGCACTTTTTTCTCTTGTTTTGTTTCATTCATTACTCAATTCCTCCCAATTGCACTCTTAGCTTAAAACATAAGAGCATTCTTTTCGCATTGATACTATCTTAACAATTCCACAATTTTTACTCAACCGCTTTTGACTAAGTGGTATTTTTGCACGCATAAGTGCAAAAAAGTTCCAATGTCCGAAATGCATTGGAACTTTTTGATACTATTCTTTTATCGGAAATAAAATTTTAAGGCAAAAACATCCATCCTTGATCTTTACCTGAAATACCCCATTGTACTTTTTCACACTGTTCTTAATACTGCGCAGTCCATATCCGTGATAAGCCTTGTCATGTTTTGTTGTTACCGGAAGATTGTCCTCAAATTCCAGCTCTTCCTCTACCGGATTCATGATCTGGACGATCAGAAACTGATGTTGTCTGTGGATCAGTACATCGATTTGACGTTTTTCCTGTTTTTGTAAATTTTTCACACACTCAATGGCATTATCCATTGCATTTCCAAAGATCGTATACAGATCGATAGGATGCAAAAACTCCAGACCTTTTCCATCTGCCACGCAGGAAACCACAATATTATTCTCCTTGCATGCAAGGCTCTTCTCTGTCAGGATCGTATCCAACACATCATTTCCCGTCTTTACCATTGCTTCATAAATCTGAATGGAATCCTGAATCTCTTCGATGTATTTTTCCCGTTCTTCCTTGGTGCACATGTCCCGCAATGCTGCAATCTGGTGTTTCAGATCATGGCACTTTCGATTGATGATATCAATATTCTCTTTCGCGATCCGATAGTGCTCTTTTTGCTGTCTCCAGAGAAGATCCGAAACCAGCCGCTCCTGACGCATGGCACTCTTTTTAAATAACTCATTCTGCAGATACAATACAACCACACACAATATCTGCATCTGCAAAATACTGAACCAGTTTCCTCCCTGCAGTCCTCCGCTTCGGTTGTTCACACACTGTTTTACAAACCACAAAAACAGGTATCCCTGCATAGCCAGCAAAACCAGCGCTGAGGTCAGCTGTCTCGGCCCAATCATAAACCGCTTATTTTCCGGAATCCAGATTGCCACTGTGTAACGGCAGACAATCACCCCGGCTGTTCCTACCAGCAGCAAAACAATCGGAAATACTTCTGCCGGGATCTCCCAGCGTTTTCGCAGTAGCCAGCAGAATACCATACTGAGTTCATAAGCAAGACACCAGGTACAGGATGCCCATACTGCATAATAAGATGCGACCGCCATCGTCATTTTTACATTCACCCACAGTGACAGCAGCATCATCACATATCCCAGTGCCATCCACATCATCGCTCCAAACCAGTTTTCCACCTGAAACAATAAAAACATCCCTGCCTGTGCCAGAAAAATTGCTGCCGCTGTCACTACAATAGAATATCGAAAATGCTTTCTTTTTGAAAAACCTACTGCATAAATAATACCAAATCCAAGATAGATCAATGTCGCCAGTATATTCACAATCCAACTCATCGTTAATTTCCTTCTCCTACGTAGTCCATCAGTGCATTCAGGAAGGTATTCTTTTTACGCTGACTGATCTCCAGCTCTTTTCCTGCTACAATCACCGTACTGTCCCTGACCTCTGTCACATATTTCAAATTTACGATATACCAGTGGTTACACTTTACAAAGTGATAGGGGGAAAGCATATCCAACGCATTCTTTATCGTCCCACGTACCACATATTCGCCTTCACTCGTGTGATAATACAACATTCTGTTCTGTATTTCCACATAATAGATTTCCTCCACAGGAACCTTCTTGACCGAATCCTGCTGCTTTAAGAGAATCTCTTTTTCTATTTTCTGAATCCGCCCGATAGCTCTTGTAAGCTTCAATGAAAAGGTGTAGTAATTTACCGGCTTCATGACAAAATCTAAAGCTCCCACAGAATATCCGCGAATTGCATACTGGATCATATTCGTGATGAACATCAGTACAACGTCTTCATCTGCCTGACGGATTTTCTCCGCGGCTTCCATCCCATTCATCCCGGGCATCTCAATATCCAGAATCACAATATCATAAACGGGACTGTACCCCTCAATCAGCTCTTTCGCATCTGAAAAAGCAGTCAACTGAATATCCTCACCATTCTCTTTCTGATATTTTTGTATATATTTTTCAATTTTTGCTAAAAACGCTGCATCATCATCCGCAATTGCAATCCGAATCACTCTCTCACCTCCATTTTTTGTATTTCTTTTTGTTGTACTATAAAACCTGTCTCAAGATCCTTTCACCGATTCAAAAGCCGTTTTTTGATTGTCTCTCCGTTTTCCATCGAGATATATGGAATCTCCTGTTTCCGGTTTGCAGTCGATGCAAGCAGATGAACCTCTCCTTTTTGAAGCTTCACCACTCTGGCAAATATGTTTTGTGAAAATTCTACATATTGAATATCTTTGTAAGATATGTAACAAATTGCTCTTCCAAAATATCCATTTACAATCGCCATATGGCTTACCCCCACAGTGCTTCCCGCCGTCAGGAAATATGCAAGAACAAGCAATATCATCCATATGCTAAAAATAAGCACTCCCAAAATAATTTCCTTTTGGAACTCCGGAAAATAATAAACAGAAAGCAGTGCTCCTGCGACAAGAAACAATGCAAAAAGAACTGCCGGCCAAATCCAGGCAATCCATGTTGCTATTGGCTGCCGTACAGTCTGCATCTGTACTGCTTCATAAAATTCAGGAAGTAATAAGCGAATCCGCTCTTCCATTTGATTTCGTTTACAGTACGGAAGAAAAAAAGATTGGGTTTCCGCGGCATCATCCCCCATTCCGATATTGATGATCTCTGCTGTATATCTCCCGGTCAGTCTTGCAAAAAATGTTTGCTTTAACTTCAGTGCGCTGATTTTCTCTGCCGGAATTGTGTAATTTACTTTTTTCAAAATCCCATAACGAATGTATAATTTATTTTCATTCCGATCGATTTTAAAATCATAATACTGAATAAATCCTTTTACAATATTCCATATGGCAGAACTGAATATGGCGATCAGCATAAGAACGCTTAACAGCATTTTTACAATACTTTCTCCCACACTGACAGAATGTATCACTTGCAGAACCATCCCTGCCGCTCCGACAACGCATCCAATTACTACCAATACGGAAAGCAGATTGACAGAAAACAGCCCATGTGTAAAAATATCCCCCATATTCGTTTGAATCGCCCAGTGATCTTTGTCTTCTTTCGAATATTTCTCCTCAAAGCCTCCTTCCTGTCCCTGCATTAACTTCATCACATATAATCGAAACTGCTCAGCCTCCGCCTTTTTCAATATGATCTTTACATCTGTTTTATCTGATGTAGACATACTGTTCGTATCCAGCTTCACTTTACATGTTCCAAGAAGCATTTCCAACAAATTCTGCTCTGTATTTACATTCGAAATATTTTTGAGACCAATT
This window of the Mediterraneibacter gnavus ATCC 29149 genome carries:
- a CDS encoding beta-glucosidase codes for the protein MNETKQEKKVRKKAYRKARRKATRPWKGLTFFSGIISIVLIPILVFLSMFDNTVAAFVGGSFWKLKNEDKNAVYYESDFETTEEMNQYGLELCETVEEEGAALLMNENNALPLEKGAKVSCFSNSSVNLVYGGTGSGNIDASSADTLKTALEKSGFEVNKKLWNFYSKGEGSKYARKTAGMVAEEGEKTTEVPWNVYTDDVKDSVASYGDAAIVVLSRIGGEGADLDFKETNYLALDDNEKEMLQNVAEMKKAGQVKKIVVLINSANTLQVDFLKNNEYDVDACMWIGDVGISGINAVAEILAGNVTPSGSLVDTYLYDNFSAPAMMNFVPTVYEGYEEGIIPEHAKTYMIYQEGIYVGYKYYETRYEDYVMQSGNSGAYEYHDDVAYPFGYGMSYTDFKYSDLKVSYNKEKDVFEVSVKVTNTGKEYSGKETVQVYFQSPYTAYDIENGVEKSSVALCGFGKTEILAPGASETLNMTVDRRELASYDTYGAGTYILDEGDYYLTVATDAHNAVNNILAAKGYTVDNTDGRMDTDGNSSLTYKYNNPKFDSTTYAVSANGTEIKNQLSDADINLYGGTEDEITYVSRNDWEGTLPQSILKMKLTEQMIEDLQDVQYDPDDYEEAKMPTMKAKNGKKLVDMIGLSYDDEAWDELLDQLSFKDMVSLIGDSFHWTMPLESVQAPGTRDENGPQGLTASLIASDKTEMDATAFTSEDVMAATFNRDLMTEIGKVIGNNCLKAGVSILYGPGNNIHRTPYGGRNFEYYSEDGFLSGEMSAYEVAAIEEKGVGVVMKHFALNDSEQDRIGLGVWVNEQAAREIYLKAFQAPVEKGNANGVMIAYTRWGCTWSGGSKPLVTGILREEWGCDGLIITDNVLTTYVNGVDGVLAGVSTFDAMLPYVTKQLPDYKNDAVIVNAMREACHRNLYAIANSSGMNGIGKDTEIKDTGLLVVDVVRTLLIVFGALFVLSLVMWITRKRRFKKNYVYAPVVESAEKKSEA
- a CDS encoding PH domain-containing protein; the encoded protein is MENKIRFRNHISVILEQLGATFGILFVLSFTNIDDVIDYIEKGSSEELSLTVYIGGGVILAVFLLIFLYQWIIWSKTYISICDNSIVIERNTWNKKKNTIGLKNISNVNTEQNLLEMLLGTCKVKLDTNSMSTSDKTDVKIILKKAEAEQFRLYVMKLMQGQEGGFEEKYSKEDKDHWAIQTNMGDIFTHGLFSVNLLSVLVVIGCVVGAAGMVLQVIHSVSVGESIVKMLLSVLMLIAIFSSAIWNIVKGFIQYYDFKIDRNENKLYIRYGILKKVNYTIPAEKISALKLKQTFFARLTGRYTAEIINIGMGDDAAETQSFFLPYCKRNQMEERIRLLLPEFYEAVQMQTVRQPIATWIAWIWPAVLFALFLVAGALLSVYYFPEFQKEIILGVLIFSIWMILLVLAYFLTAGSTVGVSHMAIVNGYFGRAICYISYKDIQYVEFSQNIFARVVKLQKGEVHLLASTANRKQEIPYISMENGETIKKRLLNR
- a CDS encoding glycerol-3-phosphate responsive antiterminator, with protein sequence MNQEFYDAVEANPVIAAVKSDAGLQAAVEMEEIQVIFVLYGDVCTIPEILERIKAAGKKAMVHIDLIAGLSAKEISVEFIARQTRADGIITTKPALVRRAKELGIFAVLRFFVIDSLALKNIENLEMQCGTSRPDFIEVLPGVMPKVLGRIAKVSRIPMIAGGLITEKEDVIAALSVGAIAVSSTNQDVWKL
- a CDS encoding ATP-binding protein, whose product is MSWIVNILATLIYLGFGIIYAVGFSKRKHFRYSIVVTAAAIFLAQAGMFLLFQVENWFGAMMWMALGYVMMLLSLWVNVKMTMAVASYYAVWASCTWCLAYELSMVFCWLLRKRWEIPAEVFPIVLLLVGTAGVIVCRYTVAIWIPENKRFMIGPRQLTSALVLLAMQGYLFLWFVKQCVNNRSGGLQGGNWFSILQMQILCVVVLYLQNELFKKSAMRQERLVSDLLWRQQKEHYRIAKENIDIINRKCHDLKHQIAALRDMCTKEEREKYIEEIQDSIQIYEAMVKTGNDVLDTILTEKSLACKENNIVVSCVADGKGLEFLHPIDLYTIFGNAMDNAIECVKNLQKQEKRQIDVLIHRQHQFLIVQIMNPVEEELEFEDNLPVTTKHDKAYHGYGLRSIKNSVKKYNGVFQVKIKDGCFCLKILFPIKE
- a CDS encoding LytR/AlgR family response regulator transcription factor, producing MIRIAIADDDAAFLAKIEKYIQKYQKENGEDIQLTAFSDAKELIEGYSPVYDIVILDIEMPGMNGMEAAEKIRQADEDVVLMFITNMIQYAIRGYSVGALDFVMKPVNYYTFSLKLTRAIGRIQKIEKEILLKQQDSVKKVPVEEIYYVEIQNRMLYYHTSEGEYVVRGTIKNALDMLSPYHFVKCNHWYIVNLKYVTEVRDSTVIVAGKELEISQRKKNTFLNALMDYVGEGN